Proteins from one Panthera leo isolate Ple1 chromosome D1, P.leo_Ple1_pat1.1, whole genome shotgun sequence genomic window:
- the LOC122200588 gene encoding olfactory receptor 10AG1-like, with protein sequence MENQLKTGISNITTLMEFVLLGFSDIPNLHWTLFGIFLVIYLTILMCNSIIILVTRIDSALQTPMYFFLGNLSFLEICYVTVTMPRMLMDLLTQKGNISFFACAAQMFFFLTFGSSECLLLTVMAYDRYMAICDPLHYPLIMNHKVCVQLVTVSWISVFPFVIGQTCQIFSLPFCGSNTINHFFCDIPPVLQLACGDTLVNEFVVYVIAVAIVMVPFLLIVVSYGKIISSILKLSSAKGRAKAFSTSSSHLIVVVLFYGTATINYTQLKSNQSERVGKLISLFFTVLIPTLNPIIYTLRNKDITVALRKLLTKILI encoded by the coding sequence ATGGAGAATCAATTAAAAACAGGAATTTCAAATATTACTACACTGATGGAATTTGTTCTCTTGGGGTTTTCTGATATTCCCAATCTCCACTGGACTCTTTTTGGGATATTTTTAGTCATCTACCTAACTATCCTGATGTGCAATAGCATCATAATATTGGTAACAAGAATTGACTCTGCTCTCCAGAcccccatgtatttttttcttggcaaTCTCTCCTTCTTAGAAATCTGTTATGTAACAGTCACAATGCCCAGAATGCTCATGGACCTATTGACccagaaaggaaatatttctttctttgcctgcgctgcacaaatgttttttttcctcacatttgGAAGCTCAGAGTGTCTTCTCCTGAcagtgatggcctatgaccgctacaTGGCCATTTGTGACCCTCTGCACTACCCTCTAATCATGAACCACAAGGTCTGTGTCCAGCTGGTGACTGTCTCCTGGATCAGTGTATTTCCATTTGTAATTGGGCAAACATGccagattttctctctgcccttttgtgGGTCTAACACAATTAACCATTTCTTCTGTGACATCCCCCCAGTACTCCAGCTAGCTTGTGGGGACACACTTGTGAATGAATTTGTGGTCTATGTAATTGCAGTGGCAATTGTCATGGTTCCATTTCTGTTGATTGTTGTCTCCTATGGCAAAATTATCTCCAGCATTCTGAAATTGTCGTCAGCCAAAGGGAGGGCTAAAGCCTTCTCCACCTCTTCTTCTCACCTGATAGTTGTCGTCTTATTCTATGGAACGGCTACTATCAATTATACACAACTGAAATCAAATCAATCTGAAAGAGTTGGGAAATtgatctctcttttcttcacCGTTTTGATCCCAACTTTGAATCCCATTATATATACTCTGAGGAACAAAGACATCACGGTAGCACTAAGAAAACTACTAACGAAGATTTTAATATGA